The genomic stretch AGGATGCCTACGCCAAAGACAATGGCCAGCACCCAGCGCAGCAGGTAGAGGTTGTTCTTGCCATAGCTGTCAAAGGCGGCGGCAATTACGGTATAATCCTGTTGTGCGTGCCGGCGGTACAGGGCCACCACTTCTTTGTGCTGGTGACTGGTATACAGGTCGCCCTCCTGCCTGGCCAGCGGCAGCAGGCTGTCCTGGTAGGGACGGTCCGCAGGGCCATTGGTATAGATCACCTGGTTACCGCGATACACGGTTACGCTGACGGCGTCCAATGTAGTGGCGGTATTACGTTCAATGATCTGCAGCAGGGTGGAGTCCACCTGGGGGACTGTCACCAGCAACCGGAAACTGTTGTCTGCTTTGTTCTTCAGGCGCTTGAAATATTCTTCCTTTCTGAGGTTGGCATTCAAAAAGTATACAATACTCAGCGTGAGGGCCAATGCAATCGTAAAGAGCGCACTGAAGCCCGTTACAAAGCGTATACGTAAACTGTTCATGGATAACAGTGGTATAAGAATAATCGGTTTAAAGGTTCACAGCCAGATAATAACCAAAGCCCGGCTTGGTATGAATGAGCTTCTGCGGGAAGGGTTTGTCTACCTTATTACGCAGAAGATTGATATATACTTCAATGGTATTGTCGCCCACACTGTACCGTCCTTTCCAGACCTTCTTCATGATCTCTTCCTTGGAGATGGGGTTGCCATTCTCCAGCGCCAGCAGTGCCAGCAGGTTGAATTCCGTAGCGCTCAGCTTGATGACCTGCTGTGCCCGGGTGACCATTTTGGTCCGGGTATCAATTTCCAGGTCGCCGATCACGTACAGGTTCTTGCTGCCGGGTATCAGCTCATACCGTTTCAGCACGGTCCGGAGGCGGGCCACCAGTTCTTCCATGAAGAATGGCTTGATGATATAATCATCGGCGCCGGTCTCAAAGCCCTGGATGCGGTAGTTAAGATCGCTGAAAGCGGTTACCATCAGTACGGGCAGCCCCTGGACATCCTCTTTGATCTTCTGGGTGGCTTCCCAGCCGTTCATGCCGGGCAGACTGATATCCATAATGACGGCGTCCGCCAGCTCCAGGGTGCTGGATTCAAAGGCTTTTTCCGCTGAATCATAGGCATAAACAGCAAAGCCATGCCCCGTAAGATTGTTCAACATACTCTGCTGAACCATCTCTTCATCTTCAATGACAATTATGGTTTGCTGCCTGTCCATCCGGGCGAATATCCGTTAGCATACCTTAAAGAGACCTTAAAGTAAACGGTATGCGGTCAATTCATCGCTTCGTGGATACTTTTTGGATTATGTGGGGGTTTCTTGCGTTACTGGTCAGGGCGTGATGCAGCTGCAATATTAGGTCAATTCATTTGTAATACCGGCTTTATAAGGGAATTCTAATCCCATGCCTTCCCATACCGCCACTGGCAGGAAGGAGCCCAGCAAAAAAAATCGTAACATCGCTGCATGAAGAGCCGGGGGATCACCATTAAAGATATTGCCAGGGCGCTGGGTCTCGCCAACTCCACGGTGTCGAGGGCGTTGAAGGACAGTCATGATATCAGTATCGCCATGCGGCAGAAGGTGCAGGAATACGCCCGGCAGCACCAATACCGGCCCAACTTGCAGGCGCAGGCCCTGCGGAACCAGAAGAGCCGCTGCATTGGCGTAGTGCTCTGCAATATTCCCAATCATTTTTTTGCGGAAGTGCTGAATGGCATTGAAAGTATTGCCTGCCAGCGCAATTATTCTGTGATCATCACGCAGAGCCTGGAATCCTACGAGCAGGAGATCCGTAACCTCGATAACCTGGCCTGGCGTTCGGTAGACGGGCTGCTGGTGTCCATTGCCACCGAGACCAAGGATACCAGTCATTTCAAAAAACTGCAGGAGCAGGGCATGCCCATCGTGTTCTTCGACCGGGTCACGGACGATCTGCATACCCACCAGGTGATAGCGGATAACGAGGGTGGGGTGCTGGCGGCCACGTTGCATTTTATTGAGCAGGGATGCCAGCGGATTGCACATATTACCAGTTCGCCCTATGCGTCTATTACCAGGACCAGGCTGGACGGGCATTTGTCGGCCCTGCAAAAAGCCGGTCTGCCCGCGCCCGAATGTTATATTAAATATTGTCTGCATGGCGGCATGGTCCAGGAAGAAGTAACGCAGGCGCTGGAAGAGCTGTTTGCCCTGCCGCAACCGCCGGATGCATTGCTGGCGGCTTCGGACAGGCTCACCCTCCATTGTTTTGCCTGGTTGCAGAAAAAAGGATTGGCCATCCCTCAGGATATTGCCCTGGCGGGCTTCAGTAATTTTACGGAAGCCGGGTTGTTTGCGCCGGGCCTGACCACTATTGAGCAGCCGGCCTTTGAGATGGGACAAACAGCTATTGAGCTGCTGATCAATCAGATTGAAAGCAAGCGGCCGCCCACCAGTTTCAGTAAAGTGGTGCTGCCGACTGCGTTAAGGATCCGGGCTTCCAGCTGCCGCAGTCTCGCGGAAAAGTAATTTTTGGGACGAACCAATCAGCGCACTGAGTACCAGCCTGTTTGTTCAATACTTCAAGGTCACTATCAAAAGAACACATCGCCCCAGCCATTACCTATACAGCAACAAACTTATCTTTTGGGGTGGTCCCTTTGGTTCGTCCCCAAAAAACAATAGTGCGTCACCTTTCCGTAACTTTGCACCCGATACACTCTCCCCGCAAACCAGCTCCTGATGTAAGCAAGGATAGGTCCCAATACCGGGACAAGGTTTAAACAAAGAAGTCTACTGAATCAGCAGGCTTTTTATTTGTCAAAAAGACATTTTTTTATTTCTATTCCTGTTCCTTTGGTTACATTTGTATATTGACTGTTTCGTGTTCCGGCATTCCGTCCGGCGCACATCGGTAACGATTGTAAAAACCAGCTGCATATGAACATGCCCTTATGCCGTTTGATTGCCCTGTGCCTGCTGCTGCCCGCTATTGCCCCCGGCCAGCCCGCCAACAATTACAGTAAACCTGTGTTGGCCCATGTAGGCATTAACCAGGGACTGTCCAACAACTCCGTCCGCTGTATCTACCAGGACCATAACGGCTTTATCTGGTTCGGCACCTATGACGGCCTCAACCGCTACGATGGCTATACCTTTAAAGTATTCCGCAACAAGCTCAACAATACCGCTTCTCTTCCCCACAATTATATTTACGCCATTCATGAAGATCAGTCCTACCGCCTCTGGGTGGGGACCGGTCAGGGACTGGTAACGTATAATCCCCTGCTCAACTCTTTTGATCCCGCCTGGTTCCGGCCCGAAGGCTATAACAGCGCCGTCCGGGTCAATGCCAACGTGAACTGTATCCAGTCCGATACCGCCGGCGCCGTTTTTATTGGCACCAATGGCTGGGGCCTGCTCACCCAGGGACCCGGCCAGGATACCGCTACTCAGGTGCCGCTGCAAATCGGCGGCGCCAGCACCACCGGTTATAATGTACAGGCCCTGGCGGTCGACAGCCAGCAAAGGGTCTGGCTCTTTATCCTGGAAACCGGTCTCTGCGTCTACGATAAAACCACTCACCAGATCCGCGTGGTGAACCAGGCCGTCCGCTCCGCCAGCTGCCTGGCGCCGGATTCCACCGGCACCCTCTGGATCGGTACGCCCAACGGCCTGTATAAATACGCTATGGCTTCCAATGCCCTGGCCGGCCACCTCACGGAAACCAATGGCGCCCTGCCCAGCAACCGCGTGGTCAGTCTTTGCTTTGATCAGCAGCAGCACCTCTGGATCGGTACGGACGGCGGCGGCATCGCCATCCTCAACATTGCCGATGGCCAGCTCAATTACCTGCAGCCCGGCGAGAACACCAATAGCCTGGCTTCCGAATCTGTGTTCTCTATTCATGCCGACCAGGAGAACAGGATCTGGATCGGCACCCTTAAAGGCGGGGTCAATATAGTAGACTGGCAGAAAAGCCGGTTCCAGACCTATACCCATGCCCGCCGGGAGGAGAACAGTCTGGTCAATAATTTTGTGGCTTCTTTCTATGAAGACAATAACCATAAGGACCTCTGGATCGGTACGGATGGCGGCGGCTTCAGCATCTGGGACCGCAATACCAACCGTTTTATCAACTACCGCTGCCAGGCCAGTAACCCCCGCGGCCTGAGCCATAACTCGGTCAGTTATATCCTGAAGGACCAGCAGGACAAGACCTGGCTGGCCACCTTCGGCGGTGGTATCAACCGTTTCAACAGGTCTGCCGGGACCTTTGAGCATTTCCGTTGTATCAACCAGGAAACAGGGGAGGAGAACCGCAATGTCCTGCTGCTATTTGAAGACAGGGAGCAGCGGCTCTGGGCCACTACTTTCGGTAACGGCAAACTATACCTGTTCAATCCCGCTGCGCAGCGCTTTGAAGCGTTCGACCAGCAGCTGAATGACCTTATCTCCCTCACGCAGGACCATGCCGGTTATCTCTGGGCCGGCAATTCTTACCAGCTCATCCGTATTGATACCCGCAACCGCAAACACAGTATCTATGATATCGGCAAACCCATCCGCTCCATCTATGAGGACAGTAATCATCGCTTATGGATCGGCACGGAAGGCGGCGGTCTGCTGCTGTTCGACCGGCAGCAGGAAAAGCTGATCAAACGCTATTCCGATGCGGATGGTCTGTGCAACAATGCCGTGCTGAATATCCTGGAAGACAATGACGGCATTCTCTGGATCAGCACTTTTAATGGCCTTTCCCGCTTTGATCCGGCCGCTGGTAAATTCCGGAATTTCTACCAGAGCGATGGCCTGCAAAGCAGCCAGTTCTCCTACAATGCAGCGCTGAAGCTGCATTCCGGTCAGCTGGTCTTTGGCGGTATCGGTGGATTCAATCTCTTCAATCCCCGGGATATCCTGCCCCGGTCTTATATGCCGCCTGTGCTGTTCACGGATATGCATATCAATAACAGGGGACTCTCGCACCTGCAACCGTATATTGACCAGTCTACGGACGGCGCTATTCAGTCGCTCCGCATTCCGTACGACCAGGCCGTACTGTCTTTCACTTTTACGGCGCTGGAATACACTTCTTCCGAGAAGATCCGTTATGCCTATTACCTGGAAGGCTGGGATAAGGACTGGAACTATACGGGTTCCGGCCGCACCATCAACTATAACAATATCACTGAAGGCAGTTACCGCCTGCGGGTCAAAAGCACTAATGCGGAAGGGGTATGGAATGAGCGGGAAACGGTCCTGTCCATCCGCATCCTGCCGCCCTGGTACCGGACCGTCTGGGCCTACCTGTTCTACTTTGTTACAGTGGTCAGCCTGATCTATACCTGGTACCGCTACCGCAACCGGCAGCAGCAACTGCAATATGCTATTCAGCTGGCGCAGCTGGATGCAGAAAAGGAAAAGGAGATCAATGAAAAGCGCCAGGCTTTTTTCACCCATGTCTCACATGAGTTCCGGACCCCGCTCACGCTGATCATCAATCCTATCAAGGACCTGCTGAAAAAGCAGTCGTCCCCGGCAGAGCAGGGCGAGCTGAACGTGGTGTACCGCAATGCCCGTCGCCTGCTGAGCCTGATTGATCAGCTGCTGTTGTTCCGCAAGGCGGAAGAGCAGGCTGACCAGCTGCATATCGCCCCCATCAATATTACCCGGCTCTGCAAAGAGGTGTTCCTCTGTTTTGTGCAGCAGGCCAAGGCCCGGCAGATCCGTTATGAGTTCCATAGCGCCGAAGAAGAGTTGGAGATCCAGGCCGACCGGGAAAAAATGGAGATCGTATTTTATAACCTGCTGTCCAACGCACTCAAGTATACCCCTGATGGCGGCGCCGTAACCTTTACCCTCACCGGTAAAGCCGATACAGTAGAAGCTATTGTTGCTGATACGGGCATCGGCCTGACACCCGAAGCGGCCAGCAGGCTTTTTGAAAAATTCTACCAGGTAAAGGATAAGTCGGCCCCCACCCGCACCGGATTCGGCATCGGCCTCTACCTGGTGAAACACTCTGTTGACCGCCACCAGGGCCAGATCAGTTTTGCATCTGCCCCAGGCGCGGGCACCAGCTTCACCATCACCCTGCCCAAAGGTCAGGCACAGCCAGCCAGCCAGCTGCAGCCGGAAAGTCAGCCGGCGTCTGCCGCCCAGCCGGAACAACCGGTATTCCTGGAAGAGCTGGCTGCCAACGAGGCGGACCTGCCCGAAGCACCGGCCACCCGCCTGGCCGTGACGGAAAAGATGGGCCTGGAATCTGTGATCACCGACCGGGAGTCTGTCCTGGTGATAGATGATAATGAAGCCATGCGCCAGTATGTGGCCGGCATCTTCCATGACCAGTTCACCGTCTACGAAGCCGCCAGTGCCGAAGCCGGCCTGGAGCTGGCCAGGAAATACCTGCCCGACCTCATCATCAGTGATGTGGTGATGGGGGATATGACCGGCATTGAGCTATGCCGCATTATCAAGGAAACGCCGGCCCTCAACCATATCCCCGTGATCCTGCTCACCGGTAGTTTCTCGCCGGACTCCCGGCTCAAAGGGGTAGAGGGCGGCGCAGATGATTATATCACCAAGCCTTTTGAGAAGGACCTGCTCCAGGCCCGGGTCAGCAGCCTGCTGAAGAACCGCCAGAACCTGCAGCGGTATTTTTATAATGAGATCACCCACCAGGAAAATCCCCTGAAGATCCCCGAGGAATACAAAGCCTTCCTGGAACAATGCATCGCTATTGTGGAAAGGAATATCGACAACGAAGAATTTACCATCCAGGTCTTTGCCACAGAGATCGGGATGAGCTATTCCAAGCTCTACAAGAAGATCAAAGCCATCTCCGGCCAGTCTGCCAATGCCTTCATCCGCTTTATCCGGCTCCGCAAGGCGGCAGAACTGTTTATTAATACCAATTATAATGTGAACGAAACGGCCTTTTATGTGGGCATCCGGGACGTGAAATATTTCCGGGAACAGTTCTACAAGACCTTTGGTCTGAAGCCCTCCGAGTACATAGAAAAGTACCGGAAAGTCTTCGGAAAGAACTACCAGCTCAACGAAAAGGCCCATAAAGAGAAAGAAGGGCTGTAGAAGGGGATTTTACCCCCTTCTTTTTCTTTGCCGAAAACGAATTTACCCCCTTATTATCCTATTTACCCCCTCACGCACCGCGCCATCCGGCTGTAATTTGGCAGTGTAATGCTTAGCCAGCACAGGAATTGTCAGGCCGACTGTTGCCCCTCCTTTTCCTGCAATTGAAACAAAATTTTGATTAACAGCTGCTATATGAAAGTAACTTTTAACCCACGTACGCAATTTTTTGCCTGTTCCTTTCTGCTATTTCTGCTCACCTGCTTCAGTTCCAACGCCTGGTCTCAGAACCGGATCACCGTAAAAGGTACCGTCAAGGCCCAGAATGGAACCATCCTTTCCAATGCTACCGTCCAGGTAGTAGGGGGCAGTATTTCCCGCACAACGGACAGCATAGGTGCGTACTCCATCCTGGTGCCCATAGGCGGCGCCCTTGAGTTTTCTTATGTAGGCTATTTTACCCGTAGTATTAAGGTCACCAGTCCTGAATTGAATGTGATCCTGGAAGAGAACCCCAACTACCTCAGCGATGTGGTGGTGGTAGGGTACGGCCGGCAGAAGCTGCCCACCGTTACCGGGGCCATCGGGGTCATCTCGGGGAAGGACCTGACCCAGTCGCCCGTGGCCAATATCACCAATATGCTGGTGGGCCGCACGGCGGGCGTCAGTGGTATCCAGGCCAGTGGTGAACCTGGTCTGAACAATACCACTATCCGCATCCGCGGGGTGGCCACCCTTAACGGACAGGACCCCCTGATCGTTATTGACGGTATCCAGCAACCGGCCGAGCAGCCCTACATCGTGCTCAACGCCATGGACGCCTCAGAAATTGAAAGCATCAGCGTACTGAAGGACGCCTCCGCCACGGCCGTATACGGTATCCGCGGCGCCAACGGCGTTATCATTGTCACCACCAAACGCGGCCGCCTCAACAAACCCCGTTTCTCCTTCTCGGCCAACCAGGGTTTTACCAAAGCAGCCTCGCTGTTTGAAACGGTGGGCTCTTACCAGTTTGCACAGCTCCGTAATGAAGCGGTGCGCAACGCACAGGCGGCGGGCGACCAGGCCTATAACTACCTGCTCTTCACGGATGACGAGCTCTGGAAGTTCCAGAACAACCGGGATTACACGCCGGCCGAAGTGGATGCCATGACCTTCCTGAAACCGGAACAGCAGGCGGCCCTCAAGAACAGCCCGGCCCTCTACTATACTGATAACAATTATTATGAAGAGGTATTCGGTGGTACCGGCCGTCAGCAGCAGTATAACCTGAACGTATCCGGTGGTACTTCCAAAGTGAAGTATTTCACCTCGCTGGGTTTCTTCCAGCAGGATGGTATCCTCAATGCTACCAACTACGCCAGCGCCAATACCAACCCCAATTACAAGCGGTATAATTTCCGCTCCAATTTTGATATCGATGTCTTCAGGAACTTCCAGCTGACCTTTAACCTGGGCGGCCAGTCGGCCGTGAACAGGGTAGTAGGTTCCGGTGGTTCTTCTGATTTTGCTAACCGTTACCAGGCCATTATCCAGGGCATCCTGGAAGGCAGTCCCTTTGCCGGTCCCGGCATTGTGGATGGTAAACTGGTGACCGGTTATATAGGTACTGCCGGCGATGCCACCAATCCGCTCGGCAATAAAGGGGGCAGTGGTTCTTCGCCCAATGCCAGCCTGTATACCGGCGGTACCCGCACCGTATACAGTACTACGCTGACCAGCGCCGTAACCCTGAAACACAAAATGGGTTACCTGACCAATGGGCTGGAATCCCATGTAACGGTAGCCTATGACGATAGCTACGCCAAGGGTTTTGTTCGAACCAACAGTGTACCTACCTACCAGGCGATGCGCGATCCGGCCAACCCGCTCAATATCTTATTTATCGGCGGTCAGGTGAACTCCACCTACACTGCCGATAACCAGGGCAACAGCTCCTGGCGCAAACTCTATGTGGAAGCCGGCGCCAACTACAACCGTAGTTTTGGTGATCATAACGTATCCGGTCTGTTCCTGGCCAACGCCCAGCGTTACACGGCTGCCAATAATGATGGTAATGCGCAGACCTTTAACACCCCTTCCGGCCTGATGGGCCTGGTAGGCCGCGCCACTTATAATTTTAAGGAGCGCTACATGGCCGAGTTCAATATGGGCCTGAACGGTACAGAGAACTTTGCTACCGGTCGCCGTTTTGGTTATTTCCCCGCCGTGTCCGGTGGCTGGATACTCAGCAATGAATCTTTCTGGCCGGAGAACAAATGGATCACCTGGGCTAAGTTCCGTGGTTCCTATGGTGAGGTAGGTAATGACCAGATCGGTGGTCGCAGGTATCTCTACCTGCCCAATACCTGGTCTACCAGCAGCTCCGGTTACTGGTTCGGCAACAGCAATGGTTCCAGCAATAACCCCAGCTTCTCCGGCGCCTCCGAGTCCGCACTGGGTAATCCTGAAGTGACCTGGGAACGCGCACAGAAGACCAACCTCTCCATGGAGATGCGTTTTGTGAAAGACAAGCTGACCTTCACCGGTTCCTGGTTCCAGGAAAAACGTAATGATATCCTGGTGACCTCCGGCATTGTGCCCGCCACCTATGGCGTATCCCAAAGCCAGACCCCGCCGCTCAACCTGGGCCGGGTATCCAATAAAGGTTTTGAGATCGAGCTGGGCTGGACCGATGAGATCGGCGCTGTCAGCTATTTCGTCAAAGGCAACTATTCTTTTGCCCGCAACAAGATTGAATACCGCGCTGAAGCACCCTATCCCTATCCCTGGATGAACGAGACCGGTTATGCTATCGGTCAGTACAAAGGGCTGCTTACAGATGGGTTCTACAATACAGTAGAAGAACTGAACAACAGGCCGTATAATAAATACAGCGCCAATGCGCGCCTGGGAGATCTGAAATATGTGGATGTGAACGGTGATGGGTTTATTGACGACCAGGACCGCGTACCCATCGGCTATTCCAACCTGCCGCAGGTGGCCTATAACCTGACCATTGGTTTCTCCTACAAAGGGTTTGACGTAAATGCACTCTTCATTGGCACCGCCAAAGGTTCTTTCCCGCAATCCGGTTATGTGCTCAGCACACCCTTTGCCAAGAACGTAGGCGCTGTCATGCAGTATATGTATGATGGTCGCTGGACCCCCGAGAAATATGCCGCCGGTCAGGCTGCCACCTATCCCGCTATCTCTTTCAGCGGTGGCCAGGCCAACAATACCATGAGCAATTTCTGGCTGAAACCGAACGATTTCAAAAGGCTGAAGAACCTGGAGATCGGTTATACTTTCCAGCCGGGTACTTCCTTCATGAAACGCGCCAGCATCCAGGGTATCAGGCTCTATGCCAACGGTAATAACCTGCTCACCTGGGATTATGACGTGCAGGAGGGCATTGACCCTGAACAGGCCGATACCGGCAAGAACAGCATGGGTTACCTGTTCCCCCTCACCCGGACCTTCAACTTTGGCGTAAGCGTTCAGTTCTAACCCTTAAAAATGATTGCAATGAAATACAAATCACTCCTTATAGTACTTGGACTGTCCGCCGGCCTGGTGGGTTGTGAAAAGGAATTCCTGCAGATGCCGCTGTCCAGTACCACTACCATTGATTCTGTTTTTTCCACTACTATCAAAGCGCAGGGGGCTGTCGCCAATGCATACAGGACCAACCTGTCGCAGGGCCTGCCTGCTTTCAATAACTGGGATGCCATGGTGCAGGAAAACCTGAGTGGCAGCATGAACTACGGCTTTGGCTGGACCCTGGCCAAGAATATTGTGCTCAACGGCCTGGCCGCAGCCAATATGAATGAGGACATGCAGGGCTATGCCAGTAATTTCCCGCCCATCCGCCAGGCCTACCTGGTGAAAGAGAATATTGACCAGGTCGCTGATATGTCCGCCGGCGATAAATCTGTTATCAAAGCAGAGATGCAGATGCTGGTGGCTTACCGCTACACGCAGATGATGATCATCTACGGCGGCGTGCCCATTGTCAGCAAGGCTTTCAGCGCCAATGAAGATCCTTCGGTGCCCCGCAACTCCGTACGCGCGGTGCTGGACTCTGTTGTAAAATGGTGCGATGAAGCCATTCCCGTACTGCCTTCCCGCTGGTCCGATGCCTGGACAGGCCGGAT from Candidatus Pseudobacter hemicellulosilyticus encodes the following:
- a CDS encoding LacI family DNA-binding transcriptional regulator, which codes for MKSRGITIKDIARALGLANSTVSRALKDSHDISIAMRQKVQEYARQHQYRPNLQAQALRNQKSRCIGVVLCNIPNHFFAEVLNGIESIACQRNYSVIITQSLESYEQEIRNLDNLAWRSVDGLLVSIATETKDTSHFKKLQEQGMPIVFFDRVTDDLHTHQVIADNEGGVLAATLHFIEQGCQRIAHITSSPYASITRTRLDGHLSALQKAGLPAPECYIKYCLHGGMVQEEVTQALEELFALPQPPDALLAASDRLTLHCFAWLQKKGLAIPQDIALAGFSNFTEAGLFAPGLTTIEQPAFEMGQTAIELLINQIESKRPPTSFSKVVLPTALRIRASSCRSLAEK
- a CDS encoding response regulator transcription factor — translated: MDRQQTIIVIEDEEMVQQSMLNNLTGHGFAVYAYDSAEKAFESSTLELADAVIMDISLPGMNGWEATQKIKEDVQGLPVLMVTAFSDLNYRIQGFETGADDYIIKPFFMEELVARLRTVLKRYELIPGSKNLYVIGDLEIDTRTKMVTRAQQVIKLSATEFNLLALLALENGNPISKEEIMKKVWKGRYSVGDNTIEVYINLLRNKVDKPFPQKLIHTKPGFGYYLAVNL
- a CDS encoding TonB-dependent receptor: MKVTFNPRTQFFACSFLLFLLTCFSSNAWSQNRITVKGTVKAQNGTILSNATVQVVGGSISRTTDSIGAYSILVPIGGALEFSYVGYFTRSIKVTSPELNVILEENPNYLSDVVVVGYGRQKLPTVTGAIGVISGKDLTQSPVANITNMLVGRTAGVSGIQASGEPGLNNTTIRIRGVATLNGQDPLIVIDGIQQPAEQPYIVLNAMDASEIESISVLKDASATAVYGIRGANGVIIVTTKRGRLNKPRFSFSANQGFTKAASLFETVGSYQFAQLRNEAVRNAQAAGDQAYNYLLFTDDELWKFQNNRDYTPAEVDAMTFLKPEQQAALKNSPALYYTDNNYYEEVFGGTGRQQQYNLNVSGGTSKVKYFTSLGFFQQDGILNATNYASANTNPNYKRYNFRSNFDIDVFRNFQLTFNLGGQSAVNRVVGSGGSSDFANRYQAIIQGILEGSPFAGPGIVDGKLVTGYIGTAGDATNPLGNKGGSGSSPNASLYTGGTRTVYSTTLTSAVTLKHKMGYLTNGLESHVTVAYDDSYAKGFVRTNSVPTYQAMRDPANPLNILFIGGQVNSTYTADNQGNSSWRKLYVEAGANYNRSFGDHNVSGLFLANAQRYTAANNDGNAQTFNTPSGLMGLVGRATYNFKERYMAEFNMGLNGTENFATGRRFGYFPAVSGGWILSNESFWPENKWITWAKFRGSYGEVGNDQIGGRRYLYLPNTWSTSSSGYWFGNSNGSSNNPSFSGASESALGNPEVTWERAQKTNLSMEMRFVKDKLTFTGSWFQEKRNDILVTSGIVPATYGVSQSQTPPLNLGRVSNKGFEIELGWTDEIGAVSYFVKGNYSFARNKIEYRAEAPYPYPWMNETGYAIGQYKGLLTDGFYNTVEELNNRPYNKYSANARLGDLKYVDVNGDGFIDDQDRVPIGYSNLPQVAYNLTIGFSYKGFDVNALFIGTAKGSFPQSGYVLSTPFAKNVGAVMQYMYDGRWTPEKYAAGQAATYPAISFSGGQANNTMSNFWLKPNDFKRLKNLEIGYTFQPGTSFMKRASIQGIRLYANGNNLLTWDYDVQEGIDPEQADTGKNSMGYLFPLTRTFNFGVSVQF
- a CDS encoding two-component regulator propeller domain-containing protein; the protein is MNMPLCRLIALCLLLPAIAPGQPANNYSKPVLAHVGINQGLSNNSVRCIYQDHNGFIWFGTYDGLNRYDGYTFKVFRNKLNNTASLPHNYIYAIHEDQSYRLWVGTGQGLVTYNPLLNSFDPAWFRPEGYNSAVRVNANVNCIQSDTAGAVFIGTNGWGLLTQGPGQDTATQVPLQIGGASTTGYNVQALAVDSQQRVWLFILETGLCVYDKTTHQIRVVNQAVRSASCLAPDSTGTLWIGTPNGLYKYAMASNALAGHLTETNGALPSNRVVSLCFDQQQHLWIGTDGGGIAILNIADGQLNYLQPGENTNSLASESVFSIHADQENRIWIGTLKGGVNIVDWQKSRFQTYTHARREENSLVNNFVASFYEDNNHKDLWIGTDGGGFSIWDRNTNRFINYRCQASNPRGLSHNSVSYILKDQQDKTWLATFGGGINRFNRSAGTFEHFRCINQETGEENRNVLLLFEDREQRLWATTFGNGKLYLFNPAAQRFEAFDQQLNDLISLTQDHAGYLWAGNSYQLIRIDTRNRKHSIYDIGKPIRSIYEDSNHRLWIGTEGGGLLLFDRQQEKLIKRYSDADGLCNNAVLNILEDNDGILWISTFNGLSRFDPAAGKFRNFYQSDGLQSSQFSYNAALKLHSGQLVFGGIGGFNLFNPRDILPRSYMPPVLFTDMHINNRGLSHLQPYIDQSTDGAIQSLRIPYDQAVLSFTFTALEYTSSEKIRYAYYLEGWDKDWNYTGSGRTINYNNITEGSYRLRVKSTNAEGVWNERETVLSIRILPPWYRTVWAYLFYFVTVVSLIYTWYRYRNRQQQLQYAIQLAQLDAEKEKEINEKRQAFFTHVSHEFRTPLTLIINPIKDLLKKQSSPAEQGELNVVYRNARRLLSLIDQLLLFRKAEEQADQLHIAPINITRLCKEVFLCFVQQAKARQIRYEFHSAEEELEIQADREKMEIVFYNLLSNALKYTPDGGAVTFTLTGKADTVEAIVADTGIGLTPEAASRLFEKFYQVKDKSAPTRTGFGIGLYLVKHSVDRHQGQISFASAPGAGTSFTITLPKGQAQPASQLQPESQPASAAQPEQPVFLEELAANEADLPEAPATRLAVTEKMGLESVITDRESVLVIDDNEAMRQYVAGIFHDQFTVYEAASAEAGLELARKYLPDLIISDVVMGDMTGIELCRIIKETPALNHIPVILLTGSFSPDSRLKGVEGGADDYITKPFEKDLLQARVSSLLKNRQNLQRYFYNEITHQENPLKIPEEYKAFLEQCIAIVERNIDNEEFTIQVFATEIGMSYSKLYKKIKAISGQSANAFIRFIRLRKAAELFINTNYNVNETAFYVGIRDVKYFREQFYKTFGLKPSEYIEKYRKVFGKNYQLNEKAHKEKEGL